A portion of the Stella humosa genome contains these proteins:
- the msrB gene encoding peptide-methionine (R)-S-oxide reductase MsrB — protein MSLGKLFGRSHGAPPSAFPVAKTEEEWRRSLPPAAFNVLREHGTEHAFTSPLNQEKRAGRFVCAGCGQPLFEAGTKFESGTGWPSFWQPIEGAVGSTVDRSFFMTRTEVHCANCGGHLGHVFDDGPPPTGLRYCMNGAAMEFEPASAQTAGEAS, from the coding sequence ATGAGCCTGGGCAAACTGTTCGGCCGATCCCACGGGGCGCCGCCGAGCGCGTTTCCCGTCGCCAAGACCGAGGAGGAGTGGCGCCGCAGCCTGCCGCCCGCCGCCTTCAACGTCCTGCGCGAGCATGGCACCGAGCACGCCTTCACCAGCCCGCTGAACCAGGAGAAGCGGGCGGGCCGGTTCGTCTGCGCCGGCTGCGGCCAGCCTCTGTTCGAGGCGGGTACCAAGTTCGAGAGCGGCACCGGCTGGCCCAGCTTCTGGCAGCCGATCGAGGGCGCCGTCGGCAGCACGGTCGACCGGTCCTTCTTCATGACGCGGACAGAGGTGCATTGCGCCAATTGCGGCGGGCATCTGGGCCATGTCTTCGACGACGGGCCGCCACCCACCGGGCTGCGCTATTGCATGAACGGGGCAGCGATGGAGTTCGAGCCAGCATCCGCGCAAACGGCTGGCGAGGCGTCGTGA
- a CDS encoding HNH endonuclease family protein, with the protein MRKSGRQPDRVEAASQEPEDGADIGPCPLCDRPMVQGPSVNLHHLVPKRFKGRETITVHRVCHDKIHAVLSERELRDQYHLIERLREQPEIAAFRQWVARKPPTFVDGHHTPERRR; encoded by the coding sequence ATGCGCAAGAGCGGCCGCCAGCCCGACCGGGTCGAGGCGGCAAGCCAGGAGCCTGAGGACGGGGCCGACATCGGCCCCTGCCCGCTGTGCGACCGGCCGATGGTGCAGGGGCCGAGCGTCAACCTGCATCATCTCGTGCCCAAGCGGTTCAAGGGGCGCGAGACGATCACCGTGCACCGCGTCTGCCACGACAAGATCCACGCCGTGCTGTCGGAGCGCGAGTTGCGCGACCAGTATCACCTGATCGAGCGGCTGCGCGAGCAGCCCGAGATCGCGGCGTTTCGTCAATGGGTTGCCCGCAAGCCGCCCACCTTCGTCGACGGGCACCACACCCCCGAGCGCCGCCGCTGA
- a CDS encoding TRAP transporter small permease subunit: MSALAAFIRWAEAVNYRVGEWVKWLTLATVLICATVVFIRYALHAGLIWLQDLYVWIHGAVFMLGAGYTFMANKHVRVDIYYARLRPRTQAWFDLVSTMIFLFPWILVLGWYAWPYVHASFALLEPSSQVGGMPGLYVLKGTILVFCALMGLQGLVVVARSILTIAGRSELVPPAPAAPDR; the protein is encoded by the coding sequence ATGTCCGCGCTCGCTGCCTTCATCCGGTGGGCCGAGGCGGTGAACTATCGGGTGGGGGAGTGGGTGAAGTGGCTGACCTTGGCCACGGTCCTCATCTGCGCCACCGTCGTGTTCATTCGCTATGCGCTCCATGCCGGCCTGATCTGGCTCCAGGATCTCTATGTCTGGATCCATGGCGCCGTATTCATGCTGGGCGCCGGCTATACCTTCATGGCCAACAAGCATGTCCGGGTGGACATCTATTACGCGCGGCTGCGGCCGCGGACGCAGGCCTGGTTCGACCTCGTCTCCACGATGATCTTCCTGTTCCCCTGGATTCTGGTGCTCGGCTGGTACGCTTGGCCCTATGTCCACGCCTCGTTCGCGCTGCTGGAACCTTCCTCCCAGGTCGGCGGCATGCCCGGCCTCTATGTGCTAAAGGGCACCATTCTCGTGTTTTGCGCCTTGATGGGGCTGCAAGGGCTGGTGGTCGTCGCCCGCAGCATTCTCACCATCGCCGGCCGTAGCGAACTGGTGCCGCCGGCGCCCGCGGCACCGGATCGATGA
- a CDS encoding TRAP transporter large permease, protein MTDGLNLGDWLSILLFASVIGTLMIGYPIAITLAGTSLIFAWIGHAFGVFDYQILGGLPSRYLGSMINEVLVAVPLFIFMGLVLERSGIAEMLLTTMGQLFGKLRGGLAYSVVLVGALLAASTGVVGATVVTMGLISLPAMLRAGYDPKVATGTICASATLAQIIPPSTVLIFVGDLLAGVNQAAQLRMGNFSPDPISVGDLFAGALLPGILLCGLYMLWIVYKAIFQPETVPALKMTEAERRGLPRRVLLALIPPLALIVAVLGSILAGVATPTESASIGAIGALLLAAMNRRLSLDTLTYAARSTMVTTSIIFVIVLAASLFSLVFRGLGGEHLVEQALSSIPGGAFGAMLAVMLIMFVLGFFLDTFEIILIVLPICGPALIMLGLDPLWIGVMIGVNLQTSFLTPPFGFTLFYMRGIAPPSVTTGQIWMGAIPFVFLQLFTLSILWAFPPLATWLPGEVFRQAEQTSPGTRLGPGGINSMIDSSMEEGDQDEETPEEYRTPDPAKEGPRQ, encoded by the coding sequence ATGACCGACGGCCTCAACCTCGGCGACTGGCTCAGCATCCTGCTGTTCGCCTCGGTCATCGGCACGCTGATGATCGGCTATCCCATCGCCATCACGCTGGCCGGCACCTCGCTGATCTTCGCCTGGATCGGCCACGCCTTCGGCGTCTTCGACTACCAGATTCTGGGCGGCCTGCCGTCGCGCTACCTCGGCTCGATGATCAACGAGGTTCTGGTGGCGGTGCCGCTGTTCATCTTCATGGGGCTGGTGCTCGAGCGGTCGGGCATCGCCGAGATGCTGCTGACGACGATGGGGCAGCTCTTCGGCAAGCTGCGCGGCGGGCTGGCCTATTCGGTGGTGCTGGTCGGCGCGCTGCTGGCGGCATCGACGGGCGTCGTCGGCGCCACGGTCGTCACCATGGGCCTCATCAGCCTGCCAGCCATGCTGCGTGCCGGCTACGATCCCAAGGTGGCGACCGGCACCATCTGCGCGTCCGCCACGCTGGCGCAGATCATTCCGCCGTCCACGGTGCTGATCTTCGTGGGCGACCTGCTGGCCGGGGTCAACCAGGCGGCGCAGCTCCGCATGGGCAACTTCTCGCCCGATCCGATCTCGGTCGGCGACCTGTTCGCGGGCGCCCTGCTGCCGGGGATCCTGCTCTGCGGGTTGTACATGCTGTGGATCGTCTACAAGGCGATCTTCCAGCCGGAGACGGTACCGGCCCTGAAGATGACGGAGGCGGAGCGGCGCGGCCTGCCGCGACGGGTGCTGCTGGCGCTGATCCCACCGCTGGCCCTGATCGTGGCGGTGCTGGGCAGCATCCTGGCCGGCGTCGCCACGCCGACCGAATCCGCGTCCATCGGCGCCATCGGCGCCTTGTTGCTGGCCGCCATGAACCGCCGGCTCAGCCTCGACACGCTGACCTATGCCGCGCGCAGCACCATGGTCACCACCTCGATCATCTTCGTGATCGTGCTGGCGGCCTCGCTCTTCTCGCTCGTCTTCCGCGGGCTGGGGGGCGAGCATCTGGTCGAGCAGGCGCTGAGCAGCATTCCCGGCGGCGCCTTCGGCGCCATGCTGGCGGTCATGCTGATCATGTTCGTGCTGGGGTTCTTCCTCGATACGTTCGAGATCATCCTCATCGTCCTGCCGATCTGCGGACCGGCCCTGATCATGCTGGGGCTGGACCCGCTGTGGATCGGCGTGATGATCGGGGTCAATCTCCAGACCAGCTTCCTGACCCCGCCCTTCGGCTTCACGCTCTTCTATATGCGCGGCATCGCCCCGCCGTCGGTCACCACCGGCCAGATATGGATGGGTGCCATCCCGTTCGTCTTCCTTCAGCTCTTCACGCTGTCCATCCTCTGGGCCTTCCCGCCACTGGCGACCTGGCTGCCGGGGGAGGTGTTCCGCCAGGCCGAGCAGACGTCCCCGGGCACGCGGCTCGGCCCGGGCGGCATCAACAGCATGATCGACAGCTCGATGGAGGAAGGCGACCAGGACGAGGAGACACCGGAGGAGTATCGAACGCCCGATCCCGCCAAGGAGGGGCCACGGCAATGA
- a CDS encoding MOSC domain-containing protein, whose product MSGIVVAVSSGPDHSMSKPNQPVIHLLAGLGVEGDAHLGRTVQHRSRVARDPTQPNLRQVHLIHGELLDELMAAGFAMTPGRMGENVTSRGVDLLGLASGTRLRLGARAVVEVTGLRNPCHQLNRLQPGLMAATLDRDAAGELVRKAGVMAIVLAGGDVRPQDRILVEPPPLPHRPLAPV is encoded by the coding sequence ATGAGCGGCATTGTCGTCGCGGTGAGCAGCGGCCCCGACCACAGCATGAGCAAGCCCAACCAGCCGGTCATCCACCTGCTGGCCGGGCTGGGCGTGGAGGGCGACGCCCATCTGGGCCGGACCGTGCAGCACCGATCGCGCGTGGCCCGCGACCCGACGCAGCCCAATCTTCGCCAGGTACACCTTATCCACGGCGAGTTGCTGGACGAATTGATGGCCGCCGGCTTCGCGATGACGCCGGGCCGGATGGGCGAGAACGTGACCTCGCGCGGCGTGGACCTGCTGGGGCTGGCGAGCGGGACCAGGCTTCGGCTCGGCGCGCGGGCCGTGGTCGAGGTGACGGGGCTGCGCAACCCTTGCCACCAGTTGAACCGCCTGCAGCCCGGTCTCATGGCTGCCACCCTCGACCGCGACGCCGCCGGCGAACTTGTCCGCAAGGCCGGCGTGATGGCAATCGTGCTGGCGGGGGGCGACGTCCGCCCGCAGGACCGGATCCTGGTGGAGCCGCCACCCCTGCCCCACCGGCCGCTGGCGCCGGTCTGA
- a CDS encoding TRAP transporter substrate-binding protein, producing the protein MSMKRRSLIKGAAAGAAAGAAALARPALAQGRIEWRMVTTWPKNFPGQGTGAERFAKSVGEATDGRLTIKVFGAGELVPAFESFDAVTRGAADLFHGTPYYWINKSKAVNFFSTVPFGLVTGELAAWMNFGGGQELWDELYDQFGLKGVHGGSTGVQMGGWFNKEVRTVDDVKGMKMRIPGIGGEALRKMGMTTINLPAGEIFAALQSGAIDATEWVGPWNDLSLGFYKVAKYYYWPGMHEPGTQIEITFDKKKLLALPKDLQAIVFACCRAENEMLTSEFNARNGQALETLIRQHQVQLRRFPNEFLRAYGEACGQVIAEMRDTGDAITKKVVQSFLKSRSELMAWNRIAEQGFMNARQLEYKFG; encoded by the coding sequence ATGTCGATGAAACGCCGATCACTGATCAAGGGCGCTGCCGCAGGCGCTGCCGCGGGTGCTGCGGCGCTGGCCCGCCCGGCGCTCGCCCAAGGCCGGATCGAGTGGCGCATGGTTACGACCTGGCCGAAGAACTTCCCGGGCCAGGGAACCGGCGCCGAACGCTTTGCCAAGTCCGTGGGCGAGGCCACCGATGGGCGGCTTACCATCAAGGTATTCGGCGCGGGCGAGCTGGTGCCGGCGTTCGAGAGCTTCGACGCGGTCACCCGCGGCGCGGCGGACCTGTTCCACGGCACGCCCTATTACTGGATCAACAAGTCCAAGGCGGTGAACTTCTTCTCCACCGTGCCGTTCGGCCTGGTCACCGGCGAACTGGCGGCGTGGATGAATTTCGGCGGCGGCCAGGAATTGTGGGACGAGCTCTATGACCAGTTCGGCCTGAAGGGCGTCCATGGCGGCTCGACCGGCGTGCAGATGGGCGGCTGGTTCAACAAGGAGGTCCGCACCGTCGACGACGTGAAGGGGATGAAGATGCGCATCCCCGGCATCGGCGGCGAGGCCCTGCGCAAGATGGGCATGACGACCATCAACCTGCCCGCGGGCGAGATCTTTGCCGCCCTCCAGTCCGGCGCGATCGACGCGACCGAGTGGGTCGGCCCGTGGAACGACCTGTCGCTCGGCTTCTACAAGGTTGCCAAATACTATTATTGGCCCGGCATGCACGAGCCCGGCACGCAGATCGAGATCACCTTCGACAAGAAGAAGCTGCTGGCCCTGCCCAAGGACTTGCAGGCCATCGTCTTCGCCTGCTGCCGGGCCGAGAACGAAATGCTGACGTCGGAGTTCAACGCCCGGAACGGCCAGGCGCTGGAAACCCTCATCCGCCAACATCAGGTCCAGCTTCGCCGCTTCCCCAACGAGTTCCTGCGGGCCTATGGCGAGGCCTGCGGCCAGGTCATCGCCGAGATGCGCGACACCGGCGATGCCATCACGAAGAAGGTGGTGCAATCCTTCCTCAAGAGCCGGAGCGAACTGATGGCCTGGAACCGGATCGCCGAGCAGGGCTTCATGAATGCCCGCCAGCTCGAGTACAAGTTCGGCTGA
- a CDS encoding MFS transporter, translated as MDASSTLAPPPAARRDLSVIGLICAAHFVSHVHIFILPPLFPFLKDALGVSYVELGLILTVFNVATAVTQTPAGFLVDRIGPFRLLVGGLVLGSLSLAAAGIAGSYAALLVAFLFAGLANSVYHPADYSILSSTVQDSRIGRAFSFHTFSGYLGTAVSPALMLGLALTIGWRAALVVAGAIGFAVAILLLVRSADLAHAQPRRKGGKGDAGGPSGVKLLFQPTILGLMFFFMLITMSASGITSFAVVALNSLYGTPLAVGNTALTGYLISGAIGVLVGGWIADRTRHHAVVAAACFASTSAVVLLLGSVDLGSTLLVAVMTLSGLAYGIIMPSRDMMVRAATPAGSFGKVFGFVSTGFSVGGMIAPPLYGYIMDRGQPFWIFVFAAGFMLVGTLTALSRSRIATRPAAAQAG; from the coding sequence ATGGATGCGAGCAGCACCCTCGCGCCGCCGCCGGCAGCGCGCCGCGACCTGTCGGTCATCGGCCTGATCTGCGCCGCCCATTTCGTCAGCCATGTCCATATCTTCATCCTGCCGCCGCTGTTCCCGTTCCTGAAGGATGCGCTGGGCGTCAGCTATGTCGAACTCGGGCTGATCCTGACCGTCTTCAACGTGGCGACCGCGGTGACGCAGACGCCGGCCGGGTTCCTGGTCGACCGCATCGGCCCGTTCCGCCTGCTGGTGGGCGGGCTGGTGCTGGGCAGCCTGTCGCTGGCGGCGGCCGGCATCGCCGGGTCCTATGCCGCGCTGCTGGTCGCCTTCCTCTTCGCGGGGCTGGCCAACTCCGTCTATCACCCGGCCGACTATTCCATCCTGTCGTCGACGGTGCAGGACAGCCGCATCGGCCGCGCCTTCTCCTTCCACACCTTCTCGGGCTATCTCGGCACCGCGGTGTCGCCGGCCCTGATGCTGGGGCTGGCGCTTACCATCGGTTGGCGGGCGGCGCTGGTCGTCGCGGGCGCCATCGGCTTCGCGGTCGCCATCCTGCTGCTGGTGCGCTCGGCCGACCTGGCCCACGCCCAGCCGCGGCGCAAGGGCGGCAAGGGCGACGCGGGCGGCCCGTCCGGCGTCAAGCTGCTGTTCCAGCCGACGATCCTCGGGCTGATGTTCTTCTTCATGCTGATCACCATGTCGGCGTCGGGGATCACGTCCTTCGCCGTGGTGGCGCTGAACAGCCTCTACGGCACGCCGCTGGCGGTGGGAAACACGGCGCTGACGGGCTATCTGATCAGCGGCGCCATCGGCGTCCTGGTCGGCGGCTGGATCGCCGACCGCACCCGCCACCACGCCGTGGTGGCGGCCGCCTGCTTCGCCAGCACCTCGGCCGTGGTCCTGCTGCTGGGCTCGGTCGATCTCGGATCGACGTTGCTGGTGGCGGTGATGACGCTGTCGGGGCTGGCCTACGGCATCATCATGCCGTCGCGCGACATGATGGTGCGGGCAGCGACCCCGGCCGGCTCGTTCGGCAAGGTCTTCGGCTTCGTGTCGACCGGCTTCAGCGTCGGCGGCATGATCGCGCCGCCACTCTACGGCTACATCATGGACCGCGGCCAGCCCTTCTGGATCTTCGTCTTCGCTGCCGGCTTCATGCTGGTCGGCACCCTGACCGCCCTCAGCCGGTCCCGCATCGCGACCCGGCCGGCCGCGGCGCAGGCCGGCTAG
- a CDS encoding MOSC domain-containing protein → MTEAPRIRSIWRYPVSSMGGERLERAEAGPGGLQGDRLWGVVAEDGEIASPKQRRWRATPLALARLGDEDRLELRLPSQGWQPADQAELAAHFGFPVRLVRHPAPGLAPDIPTVAPRYDVRALHLVTTASLATLAERLPGSAVDLRRFRPNLVVDWPDRTLPFPESEWPAGMELMIGGTRLRVLEPCRRCAFVTIPQPDLDLDPAILDQITRTNRADFGALLAVAEPGPIAVGDRATLA, encoded by the coding sequence ATGACCGAAGCTCCCCGCATCCGGTCGATCTGGCGGTATCCCGTCAGCTCGATGGGCGGGGAGCGGCTGGAGCGGGCCGAAGCCGGCCCAGGCGGCCTCCAGGGCGACCGGCTGTGGGGCGTCGTTGCCGAGGACGGCGAGATCGCCTCGCCCAAGCAGCGGCGCTGGCGGGCGACCCCGCTGGCGCTGGCCCGCCTGGGCGACGAGGACAGGCTGGAACTGCGGCTGCCGAGCCAGGGCTGGCAGCCGGCCGACCAGGCGGAACTGGCCGCCCATTTCGGCTTCCCCGTGCGGCTGGTGCGCCACCCCGCCCCCGGCCTGGCGCCCGACATCCCGACCGTGGCACCGCGCTACGATGTCCGTGCGCTCCACCTCGTCACCACCGCATCCCTGGCGACGCTGGCCGAAAGGCTGCCCGGCAGCGCCGTCGACCTGCGCCGATTCCGCCCCAACCTGGTCGTCGACTGGCCCGATCGCACCCTGCCCTTTCCGGAATCGGAGTGGCCGGCGGGGATGGAGCTGATGATCGGCGGCACCCGCCTGCGCGTGCTGGAACCTTGCCGGCGCTGCGCCTTCGTCACCATCCCGCAGCCGGACCTCGACCTCGACCCGGCCATCCTGGACCAGATCACCCGCACCAACCGCGCCGATTTCGGCGCGCTGCTGGCGGTAGCCGAACCCGGCCCGATCGCGGTCGGGGACCGGGCGACGCTGGCCTAG
- a CDS encoding acetolactate synthase large subunit: MNGAESLVRTLVGGGVDVCFTNPGTSEMHFVAALDRVEGMRCVLGLFEGVVTGAADGYARMADKPAATLLHLGPGLANGGANLHNARRAFTPMVNIVGDHAVYHHQYDAPLTSDIEGIARPFSAWVKTSPTAETIAADGAEAIRVARTAPGQIATLILPADTAWNEGTGPAKVDEPPPREQVTREAIREAAEMLRKDPKGTLILITGQALRVAGTNAAGAIAAKTGCQVLAQTSNGRTERGAGRFSVDRVPYPVDQAIARLKDFRQVILVGAKGPVGFFAYPGKPSVMTAPGANIFRLATIDQDLIHTLEWLADEVGAKGAAVPFEPAVRPGLSKGALTVDACANAIGALMPENCIVADEAVTSGRGLFPFTKGAPPHDWLQITGGAIGLGLPLALGAAVACPDRKVLCLEGDGSGMYTVQALWTMAREGLNVVNVIFSNRSYAILRGELHNVGAHNPGRKAIDMLSLDRPDLNWVDMARGMGVAGSRATTAEEFNEQLARAIATPGPYLIEAVI, encoded by the coding sequence ATGAACGGTGCGGAAAGCCTGGTACGGACCCTGGTGGGCGGCGGCGTCGACGTCTGCTTCACCAATCCCGGCACCTCGGAGATGCATTTCGTGGCCGCCCTCGACCGCGTCGAGGGCATGCGCTGCGTGCTGGGCCTGTTCGAGGGCGTGGTGACCGGGGCGGCCGACGGCTATGCCCGCATGGCCGACAAGCCGGCCGCCACCCTGCTGCACCTGGGCCCGGGCCTGGCCAATGGCGGCGCCAACCTGCACAACGCCCGGCGCGCCTTCACGCCGATGGTGAACATCGTCGGCGACCATGCGGTCTATCACCACCAGTACGACGCGCCCCTGACCTCGGACATCGAGGGCATCGCGCGGCCGTTCTCGGCCTGGGTGAAGACCTCGCCGACCGCCGAGACGATCGCCGCCGACGGCGCCGAGGCGATCCGCGTCGCCCGCACCGCGCCCGGCCAGATCGCCACCCTGATCCTGCCGGCCGACACGGCCTGGAACGAGGGCACCGGCCCGGCCAAGGTCGACGAGCCGCCGCCGCGCGAGCAGGTGACCCGGGAAGCCATCCGCGAAGCGGCCGAGATGCTGCGGAAGGACCCCAAGGGCACCCTGATCCTGATCACCGGGCAGGCGCTCCGCGTCGCCGGGACCAATGCCGCCGGAGCCATCGCCGCCAAGACCGGCTGCCAGGTGCTGGCCCAGACCTCCAACGGCCGCACCGAGCGCGGCGCCGGCCGCTTCTCGGTCGACCGCGTGCCCTACCCGGTCGACCAGGCGATCGCCCGCCTGAAGGATTTCCGCCAGGTGATCCTGGTCGGCGCCAAGGGGCCGGTCGGCTTCTTCGCCTATCCCGGCAAGCCCAGCGTGATGACGGCGCCGGGCGCCAACATCTTCCGCCTGGCGACGATCGACCAGGACCTGATCCACACGCTGGAATGGCTGGCCGACGAAGTGGGCGCCAAGGGCGCGGCCGTGCCGTTCGAGCCCGCCGTCCGTCCCGGCCTGTCGAAGGGCGCGCTCACGGTCGATGCCTGCGCCAACGCCATCGGCGCCTTGATGCCCGAGAACTGCATCGTCGCCGACGAGGCCGTCACCTCGGGCCGCGGCCTCTTCCCCTTCACCAAGGGCGCGCCGCCGCATGACTGGCTGCAGATCACGGGTGGGGCCATCGGCCTCGGCCTGCCGCTGGCGCTGGGGGCGGCGGTTGCCTGCCCCGACCGCAAGGTGCTGTGCCTGGAAGGCGACGGCAGCGGCATGTACACGGTGCAGGCCCTGTGGACGATGGCGCGGGAAGGGCTGAACGTCGTCAACGTCATCTTCTCCAACCGCTCCTACGCCATCCTGCGCGGCGAGCTGCACAATGTCGGCGCGCACAACCCGGGACGGAAGGCGATCGACATGCTGAGCCTCGACCGGCCCGACCTGAACTGGGTCGACATGGCCCGCGGCATGGGCGTTGCCGGCAGCCGGGCGACCACGGCCGAGGAGTTCAACGAGCAACTGGCCCGCGCCATCGCCACGCCCGGCCCCTACCTGATCGAAGCCGTCATCTGA
- a CDS encoding TerC family protein, which yields MEWLSDPHVWASLATLTVLEIVLGIDNLVFIAILANKLPEAQRDRARKIGLALALIMRLALLASIAWIAGLTAVVFEVAGHPFSWRDIILIAGGLFLVYKGTREIHERVEGHDEAVGATLARVTFQGVIMQIIVLDAVFSLDSVITAVGMAEELWIMVTAVIIAVAMMLVASGPLSAFVSAHPTVKMLALSFLLLIGMVLVADGFGFHIPKGYVYVAMGFSVGVETLNLMAAGRRRRKEAAGGGGH from the coding sequence ATGGAGTGGCTGAGCGACCCGCATGTGTGGGCCAGTCTGGCGACCTTGACGGTGCTGGAGATCGTGCTGGGCATCGACAATCTCGTCTTCATCGCGATCCTGGCCAACAAGCTGCCGGAGGCGCAGCGCGACCGCGCGCGCAAGATCGGGCTGGCCCTGGCCCTTATCATGCGGCTGGCGCTGCTGGCATCGATCGCGTGGATCGCCGGCCTGACCGCCGTCGTCTTCGAGGTGGCCGGCCATCCCTTCTCGTGGCGCGACATCATCCTGATCGCGGGCGGCCTGTTCCTTGTCTACAAGGGCACGCGCGAGATCCATGAACGCGTGGAAGGCCACGACGAGGCGGTCGGCGCCACCCTGGCCCGGGTCACCTTCCAGGGCGTGATCATGCAGATCATCGTGCTGGACGCGGTCTTCTCGCTCGACAGCGTCATCACCGCAGTCGGGATGGCCGAGGAACTGTGGATCATGGTGACCGCCGTCATCATCGCGGTCGCCATGATGCTGGTGGCGTCCGGCCCGCTCAGCGCCTTCGTCTCGGCCCATCCGACGGTGAAGATGCTGGCGCTCAGCTTCCTGCTGCTGATCGGCATGGTGCTGGTGGCCGACGGCTTCGGCTTCCACATCCCCAAGGGCTACGTCTACGTCGCCATGGGCTTCTCGGTCGGGGTCGAGACCCTGAACCTGATGGCCGCCGGGCGGCGGCGGCGCAAGGAAGCCGCGGGCGGCGGCGGGCACTAG
- a CDS encoding VOC family protein has translation MRAHVLGIDHVIVLVRELEAAAADYGRLGFTISPRGTHSAHMGTGNHTIMFERDYFELMGVLAPTDANARWRELLARREGMSGVALKTDKASGAAAEMRAAGIAAADPVHFARPVDLPGGGKGEAAFDTTQFPPEATPDARMFCCQHLTPHTVWIAALQRHANSAHGLAEVLLATDDPAEAGAAYARIFDRDTAPVPGGVAVATGNTPLVLLGPGALAARYPAVDLAALPARGLAGFVVRVRRREDARAALLAGGVAFVEEGRSLVVGPAAARGALIEFRPD, from the coding sequence ATGCGCGCCCATGTCCTCGGCATCGATCATGTCATCGTCCTGGTCCGCGAGTTGGAGGCGGCCGCGGCCGACTATGGCCGGCTCGGCTTCACGATATCGCCGCGCGGCACCCACAGCGCCCACATGGGCACCGGCAACCATACCATCATGTTCGAGCGCGATTACTTCGAGCTGATGGGCGTGCTGGCGCCGACCGACGCCAATGCCCGCTGGCGCGAACTGCTGGCGCGGCGCGAGGGGATGAGCGGCGTCGCGCTCAAGACCGACAAGGCATCGGGTGCCGCGGCCGAGATGCGGGCGGCCGGCATTGCCGCGGCCGATCCAGTGCATTTCGCCCGCCCCGTCGACCTGCCCGGCGGCGGCAAGGGCGAGGCCGCCTTCGACACCACCCAGTTCCCGCCCGAGGCGACGCCGGACGCGCGCATGTTCTGCTGCCAGCACCTGACGCCGCACACCGTGTGGATCGCCGCACTCCAGCGCCACGCCAACAGCGCCCATGGCTTGGCCGAGGTGTTGCTGGCGACCGATGACCCGGCGGAGGCCGGTGCCGCCTATGCCCGCATCTTCGATCGCGACACGGCCCCGGTGCCGGGTGGTGTCGCGGTCGCCACCGGCAACACCCCGCTGGTCCTGCTGGGCCCGGGCGCGTTGGCGGCGCGCTACCCGGCCGTCGACCTGGCGGCGCTGCCGGCCCGCGGGCTGGCGGGTTTCGTCGTCCGCGTCCGCCGGCGCGAGGATGCACGTGCGGCCCTGCTGGCCGGCGGCGTCGCCTTCGTCGAGGAAGGGCGCTCGCTGGTGGTCGGGCCGGCGGCCGCGCGCGGCGCCCTGATCGAGTTCCGACCGGACTAG
- a CDS encoding tellurite resistance TerB family protein produces the protein MFDRLLEMFTGPAPRLRGSRVDELQLAVAALLIEAARMDDGFDAAEQQAIRDVLARRFGLAPTETDRLLTAAEEAQDRSVGMYRHIRRVTDDYDADQRIELIEMLWEVAYADGRLDPQEDALVRRIAGLVHVSDQDRGAARKRVLARRATA, from the coding sequence ATGTTCGACCGACTGCTTGAGATGTTCACCGGCCCAGCGCCGCGGCTGCGGGGCAGCCGGGTGGATGAATTGCAGCTAGCGGTGGCCGCCCTGCTGATCGAGGCGGCACGCATGGATGACGGCTTCGATGCCGCCGAACAGCAGGCGATCCGCGACGTGCTGGCCCGGCGCTTCGGCCTGGCGCCGACAGAGACCGACCGGTTGCTGACCGCGGCCGAGGAAGCGCAGGACCGCTCGGTCGGGATGTATCGCCATATCCGCCGCGTCACGGACGACTACGACGCCGACCAGCGCATCGAACTGATCGAGATGCTGTGGGAGGTGGCCTATGCCGACGGCCGGCTCGATCCGCAGGAGGACGCGCTGGTTCGGCGGATCGCCGGCCTCGTCCACGTCTCGGACCAGGATCGCGGCGCCGCCCGCAAGCGCGTGCTGGCGCGTCGCGCCACCGCCTGA